CAATCTCCACCTTGACCTTAGTATCTCCGAAATGGAAGGGATCAAGCCTTGATTTTTCTGTATGAAGAGGCTCTCCTATTGCACTTGTGATGACACTTATACCATCCAAAGAGTACATATGCGGAGGGACATCTTTGAGTATCGCCCAAGTCGGAGCAGTCTTCAGCACCGGCATTTCCAGTGATGCTCCTTCTGTCCAAGGAGACACTGAGAAGGCGCAGTTGCCGGCCTGCCAATAACCCACTTGCAGTACCCACTCCCGAGTAGAGGTGCACGGGATATAAATGAGACAAGAGGTGTCGGAGACCATCCGTATGACAATATTGCCATATTTTCTCCATACTGGGTTTAGATCTGAGTAAATTTTCCCTGAGGGAGGGATGAGGCCGTGGAAATGGGCCATAATGTGTCTTTTCCAAATTTCCGCTGTCTTTAACAGAACAGAGGGAGGAGCTTGAACGACTGGTGTACCGTCGTCGAGGAAGGTCGGAGCGGAGATCTTTCTGAGATTTCGTAATGAGGCTTTGAACCTCTTCGCTTGCGAAGGAGTGGAATTGTCAAGGATTTTCTCTGAGGCAGTAACCTTTGAATACGAGGCAGTAGGAGCCTCATCTGAGGCAGAGACGGGAGATTGTTTAATCAGATCTGGAGAAACGGCTTGAGGTGCTGAAATGGATCCGTCATGGGAAGAACAGGGGAAGAACAAGATATGAAAAGGAGGGAGAAAGGGGAATTATTCTAATAGCTATCTGAAGTCTCAGGGGGAAATCAGTTGTACCTtgtaagaaaagaaactaaatattGTTAAATTCCGTGTAGATTAGTTATAATCTTTATCTGGTTTCACTGATACGAAAATTGATTAGCTAAAAAACTTTAgaacaagaaatcaaattgGATAAGGCTAAAGTGATCTGGTGTGATAACGTCCACCAAAGTGTCGataaaacaccaaaacagcATCGTGATCTAATGGAGACAGTAACCCCGAAACGTCCGGCATTATTAGGTCATCATAAACGTGTCAAACAATCTAAAGCCACCGTTACTTAAATTACTATATTTAGTGtagacgaagatgatgaagaagatgacgcCGTTTCGTCATCACGAGGAAGATGGTTTGATTCCTTTTCTTCATCCCTTGAAGATTCTCTTCCGATTAAgtatgtttatttttcttaaatcatcctttaaaaataaaaacacatttatTACCTTTTTACCTAACcggttaaaaaaaagagagagtaaattGGAATTTACATGTTGAGAGTTTAAGTGTTTAGTGTGTCGTTTGATTCTTGATGgttcaaaaggttttttttttttttttttttgtacaggAGAGGATTGTCAAATCATTACATAGGGAAATCAAAATCGTTTGGGAATTTAATGGAAGCTGAGAGCAATGCGAAAGGTTTAGAGAAAGCGGAGAGTCCGTTGAACAAGAAGAGGAGATTGCTTATTGCTAATAagctaaggagaagaagatcatcctccttgtcttcttctttcagcATCTACTCCAATAAAAACCCTCATTCCATGCCTTTACTTGCATTGCAAGAATCTGACCTAGACGATATTCACAAATACAATGATCATAATAATGATGATGAcagtagtgatgatgatgaaactagTAAGCTgaaagagaagaggatgaagatgacCAATACTAATAAGTAATACTAGAGATTTTATGgttcatatatgatatatcatacTAGGAGATGTTTTAGCTTAACTAGTTTTCAACATGATCATcgatgatcatttttttttcctttttcttttgtgaaagaGTAGTTAGGGGAAGTTTCGTTGACAAGTTGGTGGAAGTTTTGCAGAAGCCCAAATTACGATTTTAATTGTAATAAAATTAGTATTGCTATTTGTATACTTTTTATAGTTCTCAACGAAagttataaatatttggatcaCACTTCTTTTATCGGCTCTTGACCAATATTTGTAGTAAGCCCATAAGATTGGTTTTTGTAAGATTAAAAGTCCATGATGAACAAAGAGGTGTGGTGTGACGGCCTAGTACTTTCAATAGTGACTGCCTCCATAGCAACTCTCTAGAGGAGGATATGTTTAGTGTCGTTTTCCAAAatactcttttaaaaaaattctgtacCATGTTGAATAATACGTACGTACAATTCAACTTAGGTTTGTACCATGTTGAATAATACGTACGTACAATTCAACTTAGCCACTTAGGTCTTCTTTTGTTCGTTATTTTAAGTCAAGATATAAGAAgttgaatattttgtttaactGAGCGAGACCACTGTTGTAATGAAATTAACCGTAACACACTTTTCTAAAAACACtaactacaaattaaattacaaaactttacgtcgagagttttgtttttgttaagtatacccttcttttttcttccagtTTTACGTTATAGCTTAGCATTGGAGAAAAGTGATACTTCGAAGTTACTTTAGAAATGTATATCTAACGTACCATTAATTCCTTTTAAGTTTTCGTTTATAAATCGATCATATCAAtttaaaattccaaatttttgtTATACTTTTAGTAAAGAGTTCCTAAAATTTAAGAATGATTCCTAAATGAACATACGTTTGTGAGTTTTTATTGATGATATTCAATACTTTATGACAAATTATGTTTAGAAAACAGAACCAAGAGTTTATCTAATTATTAGATTCTAATACATACAGTCTTCATAGTTTCAACTCTGATAATCAATCTCGCTTTCAGTATTATCATTGTAATTGTGTCAAGTGTCGActtcaaatcaatatataaCACTAATTTATTAGAAAGCACTTCACCTACTAACATCACGTTTTAAAAACAAGGCAAATTTTATGTGTCACCGTATCTGTCAAAGAAATAACGAAACAAGCCAACTAACAAAACTTTTAGCCTTACTATAAAAATCACAGCATCACTTACACTGAGTAGAGAGTATACCCCCGACAACAAGACTCAAATagtataacaaaaacaaaaaatggatcTCTTCTTGATCATAGCCGGTTTGGTAGCGGGTGCAGCCTTCTTTTTCTTCCGGAGCACCACCAAGAAGTCTCTCCGGCTACCTCCGGGGCCAAAAGGTCTTCCTATTATAGGAAACCTTCACCAGATGGAGAAGTTCAACCCACAACATTTCCTTTTCCGTCTCTCCAAGCTATACGGCCCCATTTTCACTATGAAAATCGGAGGTCGTAGACTAGCCGTCATCTCCTCGGCCGAGCTAGCCAACGACCTACTCAAGACTCAAGACCTCAACTTCACCGCTCGTCCTCTCTTGAAAGTCCAACAAACCATGTCGTACCAAGGACGTGAGCTCGGTTTCGGACAGTACACCACGTACTACCGTGAGATGAGGAAGATGTGTATGGTGAACCTCTTCAGCCCAAACCGTGTCGCAAGTTTCAGACCCGTTAGAGAAGAAGAGTGTAAacggatgatggacaagatatACAAAGCCGCCGAACATTCAGGCACAGTTGATCTAAGTGAGCTGCTCTTGTCTTTCACCAACTGTGTCGTATGCAGACAAGCTTTTGGGAAGCGTTACAATGAGTACGGCACCGAGATGAAGAGATTCATAAATATCTTGTACGAGACGCAAGCACTTTTGGGCACTCTTTTTTTCTCCGACCTTTTCCCTTATTTTGGATTTCTTGAAAACCTCACTGGTCTCAGTGCTCGTCTCAATAAAGCTTTCAAGGAGCTTGACACTTACCTTCAAGAACTCCTCGACGAGACTCTTGACCCTAACCGCCCTAAACCCGAGACAGAGAGTTTCATTGATCTTCTGATGCAGATCTACAAAGACCAACCCTTCTCCACCAAATTCACTCACGAAAATGTCAAGGCCATGATATTGGTTCGTTAACTCTAAAGTCACTTTTTCTGCAATTCTTTAAGTTACTTAAATATATCAGTACTATTATTAACTCGggttgtttgtaatttttatcaGGATATTGTAATGCCGGGAACTGACACGGCGGCTGCAGTGGTAGTATGGGCCATGACTTACCTTATAAATACCCTAAAGCGATGAAGAAAGCTCAAGACGAATTGAGGAGTGTGATAGGCAAAAAAGGATATGTCTCGGAAGAAGACATAGCTAATCTCCCTTACCTCAAAGCAGTCATCAAGGAGTCTCTTCGGCTGGAACCAGTCATCCCCATTCTTCTACACAGAGACACTATCGCAGACGCAAAGATCGGTGGCTATGATATTCCGGCAAAGACCATCATCCAGGTGAACGCGTGGGCAGTTTCTCGTGACAAAGCTGCGTGGGGAGATAACCCTAATGAGTTCATTCCAGAGAGGTTCATGAACGACCACAAAGAAGTGGACTTTAAGGGACAAGATTTTGAGCTCCTACCTTTCGGTTCGGGCAGGAGAATGTGCCCGGCCATGCATCTTGGGGTAGCAATGGTAGAGATACCTTTCGCCAACCTTCTCTACAAATTCGACTGGAGTCTATCTCAAGGTGTTAAACCGGAGGATATAAAGATGGACGTCATGACCGGACTTGCCATGCACAAGAAAGAACACCTCGTTCTTGCACCAACGAAACACATCTGATCCTCTATGTATTCATTACGACTTTTCTGCTTGTAGATCTGTCGTCGAGatcaatgtttgttttttactgCAGTGTTTCATGACTTTCAGTTTCATCgtccaggaaaaaaaaattagtcatgacttgtatttttttttctggctcTTTTCTCATTTCCAACAATAATGTATTcttctgccttttttttttttttgttggtaaaagGCTTGATGATGTATTTATATTCCCTCTGTTATAATTTCTCTTGCtatcttgtttaaaatcaaCGAGATAATATGACTAGAGATCATGTTGGTAAAGTCCTAGACTGTATGACTATCGCCTATCGGagtggaagtttctttgactaATATTGACTGAACAGATAGAATAACAGAGGACTTCTGTAGAAATAGAATACTAGGTTGATCATTCTGTTCTGTCCCTGTCACATgaaatctaataaaataaattaagttgtACATGTTCTTCTACTTTATTCCTAGTATAGTTCCCCAGAAGATCAAAAATCCAAATgcatatgagaaaaaaaaaaaaaaaaaaaaNaaaaaaaaaaatgacgggGTTCTAAAGTGGAGAGATCAGGGATATAAAGTAACAACATTTTAAAGTGGGGCAAACCCAGGTAACGTTGAACCTACTATCGATGAGACATTTCTATAAAATCACGGTTTTAATCTCCTCAACAAACGACATTATAGAAGAAAGAGCAttacaaaggaaacaaaatcgtCAAGTACTGTAAGAAAAACACACTGCCGTATGAGGAAGAATCTTTCGGTACCATACCGGAAAATATACCGGTTACGGAAGAATGATAACAAATTACTCTTTACATATCCTTAAAACGCCTCTCCCTCCATTCAGTAAAACAGATTCAACCAACAAAAATTTGCACAAGAGAGAAACGTACGTAGTCTAAAGAGAAACGTACGTAGTTTAGACCTATTACTCTGCGGGCCACCGTTCCAAGTCTGAGAATCCATCGGTTTGGTACCAGAAATTACACCAGATTCAACAATTATGGTttgatttggggaaaaaaaaaagaagatataataatattaactaaCCTCAGCTACTACCCTTTTGTTTGAGGGTGATTTTGTCGCCAAGACTTAGAGCAATTCCTTGCGTCTTGCTCCTTATCCTTATGTACCCACTCAGTGCTCCATCGGTTTGCTTCTCGATACTCACATTCACTAGAGCATCCTCACCAAACACACTTTTTGCATATAAGTTTGCTGCAAGGAATCCGC
The sequence above is a segment of the Camelina sativa cultivar DH55 chromosome 10, Cs, whole genome shotgun sequence genome. Coding sequences within it:
- the LOC104720036 gene encoding uncharacterized protein LOC104720036; its protein translation is METVTPKRPALLDEDDEEDDAVSSSRGRWFDSFSSSLEDSLPIKRGLSNHYIGKSKSFGNLMEAESNAKGLEKAESPLNKKRRLLIANKLRRRRSSSLSSSFSIYSNKNPHSMPLLALQESDLDDIHKYNDHNNDDDSSDDDETSKLKEKRMKMTNTNK